Proteins encoded in a region of the Triplophysa rosa linkage group LG14, Trosa_1v2, whole genome shotgun sequence genome:
- the cltcb gene encoding clathrin, heavy chain b (Hc) isoform X2, protein MAQILPIRFQEHLQLQNSGINPANIGFSTLTMESDNFICIREKVGEQAQVVIIDMSDPNTPIRRPISADSAIMNPASKVIALKAAKTLQIFNIEMKSKMKAHTMTEDVTFWKWISLNTVALVTDNAVYHWSMEGDSQPIKVFDRHSSLAGCQIINYRTDAKQKWLLLIGISAQQNRVVGAMQLYSVDRKVSQPIEGHAAAFAQFKMEGNAEESTLFCFAVRGQAGGKLHIIEVGTPPTGNQPFPKKAVDVFFPPEAQNDFPVAMQISSKHDVVFLITKYGYIHLYDLETGTCIYMNRISGETIFVTAPHDATAGIIGVNRKGQVLSVCVEEENIIPYITNVLQNPDLALRMAVRNNLAGAEELFARKFNNLFAGGNYSEAAKVAANAPKGILRTPDTIRRFQGVPAQPGQTSPLLQYFGILLDQGQLNKFESLELCRPVLQQGRKQLLEKWLKEDKLECSEELGDLVKSVDPTLALSVYLRANVPNKVIQCFAETGQFQKIVLYAKKVGYTPDWIFLLRNVMRISPEQGLQFSQMLVQDEEPLADITQIVDVFMEYNLIQQCTSFLLDALKNNRPAEGPLQTRLLEMNLMHAPQVADAILGNQMFTHYDRAHVAQLCEKAGLLQRALEHYTDLYDIKRAVVHTHLLNPEWLVNFFGALSVEDSLECLRAMLSANIRQNLQICVQVASKYHEQLSTQGLTELFESFKSFEGLFYFLGSIVNFSQDPEVHFKYIQAACKTGQIKEVERICRESNCYDPERVKNFLKEAKLTDQLPLIIVCDRFDFVHDLVLYLYRNNLQKYIEIYVQKVNPSRLPVVIGGLLDVDCSEDVIKNLILVVRGQFSTDELVAEVEKRNRLKLLLPWLEARIHEGCEEPATHNALAKIYIDSNNNPERFLRENPFYDSRVVGKYCEKRDPHLACVAYERGQCDQELIHVCNENSLFKSLSRYLVRRKDSELWASVLLESNPYRRPLIDQVVQTALSETQDPEEVSVTVKAFMTADLPNELIELLEKIVLDNSVFSEHRNLQNLLILTAIKADRTRVMEYINRLENYDAPDIANIAISNELFEEAFAIFRKFDVNTSAVQVLIEHIGNLDRAYEFAERCNEPAVWSQLAKAQLQKELVKEAIDSYIKADDPSAYMEVGQAAAQSGNWEDLVKFLQMARKKARESYVETELIFALAKTNRLAELEEFINGPNNAHIQQVGDRCYDEKMYDAAKLLYNNVSNFGRLASTLVHLGEYQAAVDGARKANSTRTWKEVCFACVDGKEFRLAQMCGLHIVVHADELEELINYYQDRGYFEELITMLEAALGLERAHMGMFTELAILYSKFKPQKMREHLELFWSRVNIPKVLRAAEQAHLWAELVFLYDKYEEYDNAIITMMNHPADAWKESQFKDIITKVANVELYYKATQFYLEFKPLLLNDLLIVLSPRLDHTRAVNFFSKVKQLSLVKPYLRSVQNHNNKGVNEALNNLFIKEEDYQALRTSIDAYDNFDNISLALSLEKHELIEFRRIAAYLFKGNNRWKQSVELCKKDKLYKDAMQYASESKDTELAEELLQWFLEEDKKECFAACLFTCYDLLRPDVVLETAWRHNLMDFSMPYFIQVMREYLSKVDKLDASESLRKAEEQLTDAQPIVYGTPQLMLTAGPNVAVPPQQPYGYGYPTAPGYGQPAQPGFGYGM, encoded by the exons ATGGCGCAGATCCTGCCTATCCGCTTTCAGGAGCACTTGCAG CTCCAGAACTCGGGCATAAACCCAGCAAACATTGGGTTCAGCACCCTCACAATGGAGTCAGATAATTTCATCTGTATCCGGGAGAAGGTGGGCGAACAGGCCCAGGTGGTCATCATTGACATGAGCGATCCAAACACGCCCATCCGCAGGCCCATCTCTGCAGACAGTGCCATTATGAACCCAGCCAGCAAAGTCATCGCTCTTAAAG CTGCGAAAACCCTTCAGATTTTCAACATTGAAATGAAGAGCAAGATGAAGGCCCACACCATGACCGAAGACGTTACGTTTTGGAAGTGGATCTCTCTCAATACCGTAGCTCTCGTGACAGACAACGCCGTCTATCACTGGAGTATGGAAGGAGACTCACAGCCTATCAAAGTCTTCGACCGACATTCCAGTTTAGCAGGCTGTCAGATTATTAACTACCGCACCGACGCCAAACAGAAATGGCTGCTTCTCATTGGAATCTCAGCACAG CAAAACCGTGTTGTGGGTGCCATGCAACTTTACTCAGTGGACAGGAAGGTGTCGCAGCCAATCGAAGGTCACGCTGCTGCATTCGCTCAGTTTAAAATGGAGGGAAATGCAGAGGAGTCCACACTATTCTGCTTTGCTGTTCGGGGACAAGCTGGAGGAAAG TTACACATTATTGAGGTTGGAACACCTCCGACAGGTAATCAGCCTTTTCCAAAGAAAGCAGTGGATGTTTTCTTCCCTCCAGAGGCCCAGAATGATTTCCCGGTTGCTATGCag ATAAGCTCCAAGCACGATGTTGTTTTTCTCATCACCAAATACGGCTACATCCATCTTTATGACCTTGAGACGGGCACATGCATCTACATGAACAGGATCAGCGGAGAGACCATTTTTGTGACAGCCCCTCATGATGCCACGGCTGGAATCATCGGCGTCAACCGGAAGGGCCAG gtgctgtctgtctgtgtggaGGAGGAAAACATCATCCCTTACATCACCAACGTACTGCAGAACCCCGACCTGGCTCTCAGGATGGCCGTCCGCAACAACTTGGCAGGTGCCGAGGAGCTCTTCGCCCGGAAATTCAACAACCTTTTTGCCGGAGGCAATTACTCTGAAGCTGCCAAGGTGGCTGCGAATGCACCAAAG GGTATTCTGCGTACCCCCGACACCATCCGTCGCTTCCAGGGTGTTCCAGCTCAGCCCGGTCAGACCTCTCCTCTACTGCAGTACTTCGGGATTCTGCTGGACCAGGGCCAGCTGAACAAGTTTGAGTCATTGGAGCTGTGCCGGCCGGTTTTGCAGCAGGGCCGCAAGCAGCTCCTGGAGAAATGGCTGAAGGAGGATAAG CTGGAGTGCTCTGAGGAGTTGGGGGATCTGGTGAAGTCTGTTGATCCGACTCTTGCGCTCAGTGTCTATCTAAGGGCCAACGTTCCCAACAAAGTTATCCAGTGTTTTGCTGAGACCGGGCAGTTCCAGAAAATTGTACTGTATGCAAAAAAG GTTGGCTACACTCCAGACTGGATCTTCCTGTTGAGGAACGTGATGCGGATAAGTCCAGAACAAGGTCTGCAGTTTTCTCAAATGCTCGTTCAGGATGAGGAACCTCTGGCTGACATCACTCAG atTGTGGATGTGTTTATGGAATATAACCTGATACAGCAGTGCACTTCTTTCCTATTGGATGCCCTGAAGAACAACCGACCCGCTGAGGGACCTCTGCAGACTCGTCTGCTGGAGATGAACCTAATGCACGCTCCACAG GTGGCTGATGCCATTCTGGGCAACCAGATGTTCACTCACTACGACCGCGCTCATGTGGCTCAGCTGTGTGAGAAAGCGGGTCTTCTGCAGAGAGCTCTGGAGCACTACACTGACCTGTATGACATCAAACGGGCTGTAGTCCACACCCATCTGCTCAACCCAGAG TGGCTGGTGAACTTCTTTGGCGCTCTGTCGGTGGAGGACTCTTTGGAGTGTCTGCGAGCCATGCTGTCTGCTAACATTAGGCAGAACCTTCAGATCTGCGTCCAGGTTGCCTCCAAGTATCACGAGCAGCTGTCCACCCAGGGCCTCACAGAACTCTTCGAGTCCTTTAAGAGCTTTGAGG GTCTGTTCTACTTCCTGGGCTCCATTGTGAACTTCAGTCAGGATCCAGaggttcattttaaatatatccaGGCTGCCTGCAAAACAGGTCAAATTAAGGAAGTTGAGAGAATCTGCAGAGAAAGCAATTGTTACGATCCTGAACGTGTGAAGAACTTTCTCAAG GAGGCGAAACTGACCGACCAGCTTCCCCTTATCATTGTGTGTGACCGCTTTGACTTCGTCCACGACCTTGTGCTCTACCTGTATCGCAACAACCTGCAGAAATACATTGAAATCTACGTGCAAAAG gtaAACCCCAGCCGCTTGCCCGTGGTGATCGGAGGCCTGCTGGATGTGGACTGCTCGGAGGACGTCATCAAGAACCTCATTTTGGTGGTGAGAGGGCAGTTCTCCACTGATGAACTGGTGGCCGAGGTGGAGAAGAGAAACAG ACTTAAGCTTCTCCTGCCATGGTTGGAGGCtcgtatccacgaaggctgtgAGGAACCGGCTACCCATAATGCCCTGGCTAAGATCTACATCGACAGCAACAACAACCCAGAGCGCTTCCTCAGAGAGAACCCTTTCTATGACAGCCGCGTGGTGGGCAAGTACTGCGAGAAGAGGGACCCGCATCTAGCCTGTGTGGCTTATGAGAGAGGACAATGTGACCAGGAGCTCATCCAC GTTTGCAATGAGAATTCCCTCTTCAAGAGTCTCTCCCGATACCTTGTGCGTCGTAAGGATTCCGAACTCTGGGCTAGTGTCCTTCTGGAAAGCAACCCATACAGGAGACCTTTGATTGACCAG GTTGTGCAGACCGCGCTCTCTGAGACCCAAGACCCTGAGGAGGTCTCTGTTACTGTCAAAGCTTTCATGACTGCTGACCTACCCAATGAACTCATTGAACTTCTGGAGAAGATTGTCCTGGACAACTCAGTGTTTAGTGAACACAG GAACCTGCAGAACCTTCTGATCCTGACAGCCATCAAAGCTGACCGCACTCGCGTCATGGAGTACATCAACCGCCTTGAAAACTACGACGCCCCTGACATCGCTAACATCGCCATTAGCAACGAGCTCTTCGAAGAAGCTTTCGCGATCTTCAGGAAATTCGATGTGAACACATCAGCTGTGCAG GTTCTCATCGAGCACATTGGCAATCTAGACCGAGCCTATGAGTTTGCCGAGCGCTGTAATGAGCCTGCTGTGTGGAGTCAGTTGGCTAAAGCTCAGCTGCAGAAGGAACTGGTGAAAGAGGCCATTGACTCCTACATCAAAGCTGATGACCCCTCAGCTTACATGGAGGTGGGACAGGCCGCAGCACAAAGCG GAAACTGGGAGGATCTGGTGAAGTTCCTGCAGATGGCTCGTAAGAAGGCTCGCGAGTCGTACGTGGAGACCGAGCTCATCTTTGCATTGGCCAAGACCAACCGCCTGGCCGAACTGGAAGAGTTTATCAACGGACCTAACAACGCACACATTCAACAA GTTGGTGACAGATGCTACGACGAGAAGATGTATGATGCAGCTAAATTACTTTATAACAATGTGTCCAACTTTGGCCGTCTGGCCTCGACCCTGGTGCATCTCGGGGAGTATCAGGCGGCTGTCGATGGCGCCCGCAAAGCCAACAGCACAAGGACCTGGAAAGAG GTTTGCTTCGCCTGCGTGGACGGAAAAGAGTTCCGTTTGGCTCAGATGTGTGGATTACATATTGTCGTCCATGCGGATGAACTCGAGGAGCTCATCAACTACTACCAG GACCGCGGTTATTTTGAGGAGCTGATCACCATGCTGGAGGCAGCGTTGGGGTTGGAGCGTGCTCACATGGGCATGTTCACAGAGCTGGCCATCTTGTACTCCAAATTCAAGCCGCAGAAAATGAGGGAGCACCTGGAACTCTTCTGGTCCAGAGTCAACATTCCCAAG GTTTTGAGGGCGGCTGAGCAGGCTCACCTGTGGGCAGAGCTAGTCTTCCTGTATGACAAGTATGAGGAGTATGACAACGCTATCATCACCATGATGAACCATCCTGCAGATGCCTGGAAGGAGAGTCAGTTCAAAGACATCATAACCAAG GTGGCTAACGTTGAGCTGTATTACAAAGCCACTCAGTTCTATCTGGAGTTTAAACCTTTGTTACTGAATGACCTGCTGATCGTATTGTCCCCGCGGCTTGACCACACTCGCGCCGTCAACTTCTTCAGCAAG GTCAAGCAGTTGTCATTGGTGAAGCCGTACCTGCGGTCTGTACAGAACCACAATAACAAGGGCGTAAATGAGGCGCTAAATAACCTATTCATCAAAGAGGAAGATTATCAG GCTCTGCGCACGTCCATCGACGCCTACGACAACTTCGACAACATATCTCTGGCTCTGAGCCTGGAGAAGCATGAACTCATCGAGTTCAGGCGAATCGCCGCCTACCTGTTCAAAGGCAACAACCGCTGGAAGCAAAGCGTTGAGCTCTGCAAGAAAGACAAACTCTACAAG GATGCAATGCAGTACGCTTCCGAGTCCAAAGACACAGAGCTGGCCGAGGAGCTTCTGCAGTGGTTCTTGGAAGAAGATAAGAAAGAGTGTTTTGCTGCCTGCCTATTCACCTGCTACGACCTGCTAAGGCCCGACGTGGTGCTGGAGACCGCGTGGAGGCACAACCTCATGGACTTCTCCATGCCCTACTTCATTCAGGTCATGAGGGAGTACCTCAGCAAG GTTGATAAATTGGATGCTTCAGAGTCTTTGAGGAAAGCGGAAGAGCAACTCACAGACGCACAACCCATTGTCTATG GCACACCCCAGCTGATGCTCACTGCAGGCCCCAATGTCGCAGTACCCCCACAGCAACCTTACGGCTATGGCTACCCCACAGCGCCCGGCTACGGCCAACCCGCACAACCAGGCTTCGGCTATGGCATGTAG
- the cltcb gene encoding clathrin, heavy chain b (Hc) isoform X1 yields MAQILPIRFQEHLQLQNSGINPANIGFSTLTMESDNFICIREKVGEQAQVVIIDMSDPNTPIRRPISADSAIMNPASKVIALKAAKTLQIFNIEMKSKMKAHTMTEDVTFWKWISLNTVALVTDNAVYHWSMEGDSQPIKVFDRHSSLAGCQIINYRTDAKQKWLLLIGISAQQNRVVGAMQLYSVDRKVSQPIEGHAAAFAQFKMEGNAEESTLFCFAVRGQAGGKLHIIEVGTPPTGNQPFPKKAVDVFFPPEAQNDFPVAMQISSKHDVVFLITKYGYIHLYDLETGTCIYMNRISGETIFVTAPHDATAGIIGVNRKGQVLSVCVEEENIIPYITNVLQNPDLALRMAVRNNLAGAEELFARKFNNLFAGGNYSEAAKVAANAPKGILRTPDTIRRFQGVPAQPGQTSPLLQYFGILLDQGQLNKFESLELCRPVLQQGRKQLLEKWLKEDKLECSEELGDLVKSVDPTLALSVYLRANVPNKVIQCFAETGQFQKIVLYAKKVGYTPDWIFLLRNVMRISPEQGLQFSQMLVQDEEPLADITQIVDVFMEYNLIQQCTSFLLDALKNNRPAEGPLQTRLLEMNLMHAPQVADAILGNQMFTHYDRAHVAQLCEKAGLLQRALEHYTDLYDIKRAVVHTHLLNPEWLVNFFGALSVEDSLECLRAMLSANIRQNLQICVQVASKYHEQLSTQGLTELFESFKSFEGLFYFLGSIVNFSQDPEVHFKYIQAACKTGQIKEVERICRESNCYDPERVKNFLKEAKLTDQLPLIIVCDRFDFVHDLVLYLYRNNLQKYIEIYVQKVNPSRLPVVIGGLLDVDCSEDVIKNLILVVRGQFSTDELVAEVEKRNRLKLLLPWLEARIHEGCEEPATHNALAKIYIDSNNNPERFLRENPFYDSRVVGKYCEKRDPHLACVAYERGQCDQELIHVCNENSLFKSLSRYLVRRKDSELWASVLLESNPYRRPLIDQVVQTALSETQDPEEVSVTVKAFMTADLPNELIELLEKIVLDNSVFSEHRNLQNLLILTAIKADRTRVMEYINRLENYDAPDIANIAISNELFEEAFAIFRKFDVNTSAVQVLIEHIGNLDRAYEFAERCNEPAVWSQLAKAQLQKELVKEAIDSYIKADDPSAYMEVGQAAAQSGNWEDLVKFLQMARKKARESYVETELIFALAKTNRLAELEEFINGPNNAHIQQVGDRCYDEKMYDAAKLLYNNVSNFGRLASTLVHLGEYQAAVDGARKANSTRTWKEVCFACVDGKEFRLAQMCGLHIVVHADELEELINYYQDRGYFEELITMLEAALGLERAHMGMFTELAILYSKFKPQKMREHLELFWSRVNIPKVLRAAEQAHLWAELVFLYDKYEEYDNAIITMMNHPADAWKESQFKDIITKVANVELYYKATQFYLEFKPLLLNDLLIVLSPRLDHTRAVNFFSKVKQLSLVKPYLRSVQNHNNKGVNEALNNLFIKEEDYQALRTSIDAYDNFDNISLALSLEKHELIEFRRIAAYLFKGNNRWKQSVELCKKDKLYKDAMQYASESKDTELAEELLQWFLEEDKKECFAACLFTCYDLLRPDVVLETAWRHNLMDFSMPYFIQVMREYLSKVDAIKEKVDKLDASESLRKAEEQLTDAQPIVYGTPQLMLTAGPNVAVPPQQPYGYGYPTAPGYGQPAQPGFGYGM; encoded by the exons ATGGCGCAGATCCTGCCTATCCGCTTTCAGGAGCACTTGCAG CTCCAGAACTCGGGCATAAACCCAGCAAACATTGGGTTCAGCACCCTCACAATGGAGTCAGATAATTTCATCTGTATCCGGGAGAAGGTGGGCGAACAGGCCCAGGTGGTCATCATTGACATGAGCGATCCAAACACGCCCATCCGCAGGCCCATCTCTGCAGACAGTGCCATTATGAACCCAGCCAGCAAAGTCATCGCTCTTAAAG CTGCGAAAACCCTTCAGATTTTCAACATTGAAATGAAGAGCAAGATGAAGGCCCACACCATGACCGAAGACGTTACGTTTTGGAAGTGGATCTCTCTCAATACCGTAGCTCTCGTGACAGACAACGCCGTCTATCACTGGAGTATGGAAGGAGACTCACAGCCTATCAAAGTCTTCGACCGACATTCCAGTTTAGCAGGCTGTCAGATTATTAACTACCGCACCGACGCCAAACAGAAATGGCTGCTTCTCATTGGAATCTCAGCACAG CAAAACCGTGTTGTGGGTGCCATGCAACTTTACTCAGTGGACAGGAAGGTGTCGCAGCCAATCGAAGGTCACGCTGCTGCATTCGCTCAGTTTAAAATGGAGGGAAATGCAGAGGAGTCCACACTATTCTGCTTTGCTGTTCGGGGACAAGCTGGAGGAAAG TTACACATTATTGAGGTTGGAACACCTCCGACAGGTAATCAGCCTTTTCCAAAGAAAGCAGTGGATGTTTTCTTCCCTCCAGAGGCCCAGAATGATTTCCCGGTTGCTATGCag ATAAGCTCCAAGCACGATGTTGTTTTTCTCATCACCAAATACGGCTACATCCATCTTTATGACCTTGAGACGGGCACATGCATCTACATGAACAGGATCAGCGGAGAGACCATTTTTGTGACAGCCCCTCATGATGCCACGGCTGGAATCATCGGCGTCAACCGGAAGGGCCAG gtgctgtctgtctgtgtggaGGAGGAAAACATCATCCCTTACATCACCAACGTACTGCAGAACCCCGACCTGGCTCTCAGGATGGCCGTCCGCAACAACTTGGCAGGTGCCGAGGAGCTCTTCGCCCGGAAATTCAACAACCTTTTTGCCGGAGGCAATTACTCTGAAGCTGCCAAGGTGGCTGCGAATGCACCAAAG GGTATTCTGCGTACCCCCGACACCATCCGTCGCTTCCAGGGTGTTCCAGCTCAGCCCGGTCAGACCTCTCCTCTACTGCAGTACTTCGGGATTCTGCTGGACCAGGGCCAGCTGAACAAGTTTGAGTCATTGGAGCTGTGCCGGCCGGTTTTGCAGCAGGGCCGCAAGCAGCTCCTGGAGAAATGGCTGAAGGAGGATAAG CTGGAGTGCTCTGAGGAGTTGGGGGATCTGGTGAAGTCTGTTGATCCGACTCTTGCGCTCAGTGTCTATCTAAGGGCCAACGTTCCCAACAAAGTTATCCAGTGTTTTGCTGAGACCGGGCAGTTCCAGAAAATTGTACTGTATGCAAAAAAG GTTGGCTACACTCCAGACTGGATCTTCCTGTTGAGGAACGTGATGCGGATAAGTCCAGAACAAGGTCTGCAGTTTTCTCAAATGCTCGTTCAGGATGAGGAACCTCTGGCTGACATCACTCAG atTGTGGATGTGTTTATGGAATATAACCTGATACAGCAGTGCACTTCTTTCCTATTGGATGCCCTGAAGAACAACCGACCCGCTGAGGGACCTCTGCAGACTCGTCTGCTGGAGATGAACCTAATGCACGCTCCACAG GTGGCTGATGCCATTCTGGGCAACCAGATGTTCACTCACTACGACCGCGCTCATGTGGCTCAGCTGTGTGAGAAAGCGGGTCTTCTGCAGAGAGCTCTGGAGCACTACACTGACCTGTATGACATCAAACGGGCTGTAGTCCACACCCATCTGCTCAACCCAGAG TGGCTGGTGAACTTCTTTGGCGCTCTGTCGGTGGAGGACTCTTTGGAGTGTCTGCGAGCCATGCTGTCTGCTAACATTAGGCAGAACCTTCAGATCTGCGTCCAGGTTGCCTCCAAGTATCACGAGCAGCTGTCCACCCAGGGCCTCACAGAACTCTTCGAGTCCTTTAAGAGCTTTGAGG GTCTGTTCTACTTCCTGGGCTCCATTGTGAACTTCAGTCAGGATCCAGaggttcattttaaatatatccaGGCTGCCTGCAAAACAGGTCAAATTAAGGAAGTTGAGAGAATCTGCAGAGAAAGCAATTGTTACGATCCTGAACGTGTGAAGAACTTTCTCAAG GAGGCGAAACTGACCGACCAGCTTCCCCTTATCATTGTGTGTGACCGCTTTGACTTCGTCCACGACCTTGTGCTCTACCTGTATCGCAACAACCTGCAGAAATACATTGAAATCTACGTGCAAAAG gtaAACCCCAGCCGCTTGCCCGTGGTGATCGGAGGCCTGCTGGATGTGGACTGCTCGGAGGACGTCATCAAGAACCTCATTTTGGTGGTGAGAGGGCAGTTCTCCACTGATGAACTGGTGGCCGAGGTGGAGAAGAGAAACAG ACTTAAGCTTCTCCTGCCATGGTTGGAGGCtcgtatccacgaaggctgtgAGGAACCGGCTACCCATAATGCCCTGGCTAAGATCTACATCGACAGCAACAACAACCCAGAGCGCTTCCTCAGAGAGAACCCTTTCTATGACAGCCGCGTGGTGGGCAAGTACTGCGAGAAGAGGGACCCGCATCTAGCCTGTGTGGCTTATGAGAGAGGACAATGTGACCAGGAGCTCATCCAC GTTTGCAATGAGAATTCCCTCTTCAAGAGTCTCTCCCGATACCTTGTGCGTCGTAAGGATTCCGAACTCTGGGCTAGTGTCCTTCTGGAAAGCAACCCATACAGGAGACCTTTGATTGACCAG GTTGTGCAGACCGCGCTCTCTGAGACCCAAGACCCTGAGGAGGTCTCTGTTACTGTCAAAGCTTTCATGACTGCTGACCTACCCAATGAACTCATTGAACTTCTGGAGAAGATTGTCCTGGACAACTCAGTGTTTAGTGAACACAG GAACCTGCAGAACCTTCTGATCCTGACAGCCATCAAAGCTGACCGCACTCGCGTCATGGAGTACATCAACCGCCTTGAAAACTACGACGCCCCTGACATCGCTAACATCGCCATTAGCAACGAGCTCTTCGAAGAAGCTTTCGCGATCTTCAGGAAATTCGATGTGAACACATCAGCTGTGCAG GTTCTCATCGAGCACATTGGCAATCTAGACCGAGCCTATGAGTTTGCCGAGCGCTGTAATGAGCCTGCTGTGTGGAGTCAGTTGGCTAAAGCTCAGCTGCAGAAGGAACTGGTGAAAGAGGCCATTGACTCCTACATCAAAGCTGATGACCCCTCAGCTTACATGGAGGTGGGACAGGCCGCAGCACAAAGCG GAAACTGGGAGGATCTGGTGAAGTTCCTGCAGATGGCTCGTAAGAAGGCTCGCGAGTCGTACGTGGAGACCGAGCTCATCTTTGCATTGGCCAAGACCAACCGCCTGGCCGAACTGGAAGAGTTTATCAACGGACCTAACAACGCACACATTCAACAA GTTGGTGACAGATGCTACGACGAGAAGATGTATGATGCAGCTAAATTACTTTATAACAATGTGTCCAACTTTGGCCGTCTGGCCTCGACCCTGGTGCATCTCGGGGAGTATCAGGCGGCTGTCGATGGCGCCCGCAAAGCCAACAGCACAAGGACCTGGAAAGAG GTTTGCTTCGCCTGCGTGGACGGAAAAGAGTTCCGTTTGGCTCAGATGTGTGGATTACATATTGTCGTCCATGCGGATGAACTCGAGGAGCTCATCAACTACTACCAG GACCGCGGTTATTTTGAGGAGCTGATCACCATGCTGGAGGCAGCGTTGGGGTTGGAGCGTGCTCACATGGGCATGTTCACAGAGCTGGCCATCTTGTACTCCAAATTCAAGCCGCAGAAAATGAGGGAGCACCTGGAACTCTTCTGGTCCAGAGTCAACATTCCCAAG GTTTTGAGGGCGGCTGAGCAGGCTCACCTGTGGGCAGAGCTAGTCTTCCTGTATGACAAGTATGAGGAGTATGACAACGCTATCATCACCATGATGAACCATCCTGCAGATGCCTGGAAGGAGAGTCAGTTCAAAGACATCATAACCAAG GTGGCTAACGTTGAGCTGTATTACAAAGCCACTCAGTTCTATCTGGAGTTTAAACCTTTGTTACTGAATGACCTGCTGATCGTATTGTCCCCGCGGCTTGACCACACTCGCGCCGTCAACTTCTTCAGCAAG GTCAAGCAGTTGTCATTGGTGAAGCCGTACCTGCGGTCTGTACAGAACCACAATAACAAGGGCGTAAATGAGGCGCTAAATAACCTATTCATCAAAGAGGAAGATTATCAG GCTCTGCGCACGTCCATCGACGCCTACGACAACTTCGACAACATATCTCTGGCTCTGAGCCTGGAGAAGCATGAACTCATCGAGTTCAGGCGAATCGCCGCCTACCTGTTCAAAGGCAACAACCGCTGGAAGCAAAGCGTTGAGCTCTGCAAGAAAGACAAACTCTACAAG GATGCAATGCAGTACGCTTCCGAGTCCAAAGACACAGAGCTGGCCGAGGAGCTTCTGCAGTGGTTCTTGGAAGAAGATAAGAAAGAGTGTTTTGCTGCCTGCCTATTCACCTGCTACGACCTGCTAAGGCCCGACGTGGTGCTGGAGACCGCGTGGAGGCACAACCTCATGGACTTCTCCATGCCCTACTTCATTCAGGTCATGAGGGAGTACCTCAGCAAG GTTGATGCAATTAAGGAAAAG GTTGATAAATTGGATGCTTCAGAGTCTTTGAGGAAAGCGGAAGAGCAACTCACAGACGCACAACCCATTGTCTATG GCACACCCCAGCTGATGCTCACTGCAGGCCCCAATGTCGCAGTACCCCCACAGCAACCTTACGGCTATGGCTACCCCACAGCGCCCGGCTACGGCCAACCCGCACAACCAGGCTTCGGCTATGGCATGTAG